The Paraburkholderia sp. PREW-6R genomic interval AGCGTATGACCTTGTAGCCGCAGTGCGTCCCAGCCGTTCCTGTCGTCCCTAATGGAGCCCGTTTATGTCGATGATTGCCGCCCGGATCGAACGTTTGCCGTTTTCAGGTTTTCACCGCCGCCTGCTGCTGATGGGTGGCCTCGGCTACACGTTCGATGCGATGGACGCCGCCGTCATGGCATTCCTGCTTCCGGTGTTGCGCACGCAGTGGGGACTGACGAGCGTGCAGACCGGCGTGTTAGGCAGCGGCACGTTCATCGGCTACTTTATCGGCGCGATGCTTGCGGGCATGCTGGGCGATATCATCGGCCGCCGCAAGGTCATGATGTATGCGCTCGTGATCTACTGCATTGCGTCGCTTGCGAGCGCGCTCGCGCATGACTGGCCGTTCTTTCTCGGCACGCGGATTGTCGCTGGCCTCGGAACGGGGGCCGAAAGCGCGATCGTGGCGCCCTTCCTGTCCGAGTTCGTCGCGCGTCGCTATCGCGGGAGCTTTACGGGCAGTCTTGCCGGTTTCTTCTCGTTCGGCTTCGTGGCAGCGGCGCTGCTCGGCTATCTGGTGATTCCACTGTCGCCCAGCGCGTGGCGTGTAGTCATGGTCATCACCGCGCTACCCATCTTGATGCTGCTCTGGTGGCGTCGCGCATTGCCCGAATCGCCGCGCTGGCTCGAAGCACGCAATCGTCACGCGGAGGCTGCGGCAATCGTGTCGCAAATGGAAGCGGAGGTAAGCCGCGCGGGCGTGCATCTCGAACCGCTCGCGCCTGCCCGCGACGCTGCCGTGCCGCTCGCAGCCGGGCGGCCGTCGGTCGTCGCGAACGTGAAAGCGTTATGGGCCACGAAACTCGCCCGGATCACGGCCATGACCTGGCTGATGTGGCTCTCCATCACATTCAGCTATTACGCTTTTTTCACATGGATTCCCGGTCTGCTGGTGCAAAACGGCATGACGATCACGCGAAGCTTTTCTTATTCGCTCGTGATCTACATTGCGCAGATTCCCGGCTACTTTTCGGGCGCGTGGCTCAACGAAAAGATTGGCCGTCAGGCGACCATCGCGTCGTACATGATCCTCGGCGGCATCTCGGCGCTCGGCCTTGCATTGACGCG includes:
- a CDS encoding MFS transporter gives rise to the protein MSMIAARIERLPFSGFHRRLLLMGGLGYTFDAMDAAVMAFLLPVLRTQWGLTSVQTGVLGSGTFIGYFIGAMLAGMLGDIIGRRKVMMYALVIYCIASLASALAHDWPFFLGTRIVAGLGTGAESAIVAPFLSEFVARRYRGSFTGSLAGFFSFGFVAAALLGYLVIPLSPSAWRVVMVITALPILMLLWWRRALPESPRWLEARNRHAEAAAIVSQMEAEVSRAGVHLEPLAPARDAAVPLAAGRPSVVANVKALWATKLARITAMTWLMWLSITFSYYAFFTWIPGLLVQNGMTITRSFSYSLVIYIAQIPGYFSGAWLNEKIGRQATIASYMILGGISALGLALTRTDAGIMASGVLLSFFMNGTYAGVYAYTPEVFPTDVRATGTGLASSIGRLGAIAAPILVGYVYPLLGFAGVFGATTLVLLIGALAVLLMGVPTRGRSLEDIAAEQVES